One region of Phycisphaerales bacterium genomic DNA includes:
- a CDS encoding DUF2959 domain-containing protein: protein MNYSRVSCYAALLAALMLTGCQKAYYGTMEAFGVHKREILVDRVEEARDDQEEAKEEFQTALDKFTSVVTVPSSELRAKYDELNAQLKRCDGKAEDVRDRIAAIESVAEALFSEWEAELEQYSSADLRRRSEATLEQTRDRYDELMRAMKRAESKMEPVLVAFNDQVLFLKHNLNAQAIASLQGEVAGIENDVAALIAEMTAAIAEANEFISQMNDES, encoded by the coding sequence ATGAATTACTCGCGCGTTTCCTGTTACGCAGCTCTGCTGGCCGCGCTGATGCTCACCGGGTGCCAGAAGGCCTACTACGGCACGATGGAGGCTTTTGGTGTGCACAAGCGCGAGATCCTCGTCGATCGAGTCGAGGAGGCTCGCGATGACCAGGAGGAGGCAAAGGAGGAGTTCCAGACGGCGCTGGATAAGTTCACTTCCGTCGTGACCGTGCCTTCGAGCGAACTCCGGGCCAAATACGATGAACTCAACGCGCAACTCAAACGCTGCGACGGCAAGGCCGAGGATGTGCGCGATCGGATCGCCGCGATCGAGAGCGTCGCCGAGGCGCTCTTCAGCGAGTGGGAAGCGGAACTCGAACAGTATTCGAGCGCCGATCTGCGGCGGCGCAGCGAGGCGACGCTTGAGCAGACGCGCGATCGCTACGACGAACTCATGCGCGCGATGAAGCGTGCCGAGTCGAAGATGGAGCCGGTGCTCGTCGCGTTTAACGACCAGGTGCTCTTTCTCAAGCACAACCTCAATGCGCAGGCGATCGCGTCGCTGCAGGGCGAGGTGGCCGGAATCGAAAATGATGTCGCCGCCCTGATCGCCGAGATGACGGCGGCGATCGCCGAGGCCAACGAGTTCATCAGCCAGATGAACGACGAGAGTTAG
- a CDS encoding ABC transporter permease subunit: protein MILIEHLTKTIPSLAMLAFLFALYGLLGRAPAVTALVLYALLPIVLNTSLREVPLAAPVIIAGIRARTVLTVGIATLSTYIGAGGLGDFIARGLARNDSRLTLLGAVPAAVMAVMLSLLIRLLERFVRRV, encoded by the coding sequence GTGATTCTCATTGAACATCTCACCAAGACCATCCCGAGCCTGGCGATGCTCGCTTTTCTCTTTGCGCTGTATGGCTTGCTCGGAAGAGCCCCGGCCGTGACGGCGCTCGTGCTCTACGCCCTGCTGCCGATCGTCCTCAACACCTCCCTGCGCGAGGTGCCGCTGGCGGCGCCGGTGATCATCGCGGGTATCCGCGCCCGGACGGTACTCACCGTCGGCATCGCCACGCTCTCGACCTACATCGGCGCGGGCGGACTTGGCGACTTCATCGCCCGCGGACTGGCCCGCAACGACTCGCGTCTGACCCTGCTCGGGGCCGTACCCGCCGCCGTCATGGCCGTAATGCTCAGCCTGCTCATCCGGCTGCTCGAACGGTTTGTGCGCCGAGTGTAA
- a CDS encoding PAS domain S-box protein, which translates to MLVPATVFLVVGGLFAALWRVVGEQDARDIRLRSQLSSEQVAVRIKEKVEVCFNVLRQFREDWDRGQVESREQFEQRSESIVIFFPGIVALDLVDDSGGVIWAVPLADEGGQRVGRNVASNPTAREAFRQAASSDSMCVTPLLDLRDRMQGVVAYLPLRSQPDRLIGASVLAPALIESSLSVALKDAFRWVVYDGEEVIYDSMRDENSGVGAMFAFSPPFKVADRQWTVALTPLEGASGGVQQMGTHLILVLGLLAAAGVTFVSSRLMSSQERLRDNEERLRAVAEHIPGVVYSYESSPGRPRSLIYLGPGLDVILGPKTAARVEQRFDALFELLHPDDRPRIAEAATRGAARGETVDCEARLLTDDGSYRWIRTLSRPLIVDRDRTRWHIVLIDISEHRRALDALRESEERYRLLVESSPVGVMIHRGMKFEFVNPAAARLLGYDRAEDLIGQHVNVTVPADSRETVRERIRQLDADYTPHRYGDERLLRRDGTEIDVEVIASTIIFGGEPARQVLILDTSEQRQIEQRQRLLMQELDHRVKNNLASVLALLDQTAASTSDIEEFRARFANRIKAMARTHEMLARAKWSGVRMIDTIQLCLAPLIVEGSDRIRVSGPSLLVRPRSAVPLGLALHELATNALKYGSLSTPGGRIDISWTRENGAVSICWSESGGPPAQCPAELGVGLRLVRGLVEFELGGSAAFDFTSAGLACTLRIDAAALTQEPA; encoded by the coding sequence GTGCTGGTGCCGGCCACGGTGTTTCTGGTTGTGGGCGGTTTGTTTGCTGCGCTGTGGCGCGTCGTCGGCGAGCAGGATGCGCGAGACATCCGCCTGCGGAGCCAACTGTCCTCCGAACAGGTGGCGGTGCGGATCAAAGAAAAAGTCGAGGTCTGCTTCAACGTGCTCCGGCAGTTCCGCGAGGACTGGGACCGGGGGCAGGTGGAGTCGCGCGAGCAGTTCGAGCAGCGATCCGAGTCAATCGTGATTTTCTTTCCCGGGATTGTCGCGCTCGACCTGGTCGATGATTCGGGCGGCGTGATCTGGGCGGTTCCGCTCGCCGACGAGGGCGGGCAGCGCGTGGGCCGCAACGTGGCATCCAACCCGACGGCGCGCGAAGCGTTTCGCCAGGCGGCCTCGAGCGACTCGATGTGCGTGACGCCCCTGCTTGATCTGAGGGATCGCATGCAGGGCGTTGTCGCCTACCTGCCGCTGCGCAGCCAGCCCGACCGTCTCATCGGCGCGTCAGTTCTGGCGCCGGCGCTGATCGAGAGTTCACTCTCCGTGGCGCTCAAGGACGCGTTCCGCTGGGTCGTGTACGACGGGGAAGAAGTCATCTACGACTCGATGCGGGACGAGAACAGCGGTGTGGGAGCAATGTTCGCGTTCTCGCCGCCCTTCAAAGTTGCCGACCGGCAGTGGACGGTGGCGCTGACGCCGCTGGAGGGCGCGTCGGGCGGCGTGCAGCAGATGGGCACGCACCTGATCCTCGTGCTCGGCCTGCTGGCGGCGGCGGGTGTGACTTTTGTTTCTTCGCGTCTCATGTCGAGCCAAGAGCGGCTTCGCGACAACGAAGAGCGGCTGCGCGCCGTGGCCGAACACATCCCGGGTGTCGTCTACTCGTACGAGTCGTCGCCGGGCCGGCCGCGTTCGCTCATCTACCTCGGGCCGGGGCTGGATGTGATCCTCGGGCCGAAAACAGCCGCGCGCGTGGAGCAACGATTTGACGCCTTGTTCGAGCTGCTGCATCCGGACGATCGGCCGCGCATTGCCGAGGCCGCCACGCGAGGCGCCGCCCGGGGTGAAACGGTGGATTGCGAGGCGCGGCTGTTGACAGACGACGGCAGCTACCGCTGGATCCGCACCCTCAGCCGCCCGCTCATCGTTGATCGGGATCGGACGCGATGGCACATCGTGCTCATCGACATTTCCGAGCATCGCCGCGCGCTCGATGCGCTGCGCGAGAGCGAAGAGCGCTACCGGCTGCTGGTCGAGTCGAGCCCGGTGGGCGTGATGATTCACCGCGGCATGAAGTTCGAGTTTGTGAATCCGGCGGCGGCGCGGCTGCTGGGCTACGACCGCGCCGAAGATCTCATCGGCCAGCACGTAAACGTGACCGTCCCCGCCGACTCCCGTGAGACGGTCCGCGAGCGGATTCGTCAACTGGACGCCGACTACACCCCGCATCGCTACGGCGACGAGCGCCTCCTGCGGCGCGACGGCACGGAGATCGACGTTGAAGTCATTGCCAGCACGATCATCTTCGGCGGTGAGCCGGCGAGGCAGGTGCTCATCCTCGACACCTCCGAGCAGCGCCAGATCGAGCAGCGCCAGCGCCTGCTCATGCAGGAACTCGATCACCGCGTGAAGAACAACCTCGCGTCGGTGCTGGCCCTGCTCGATCAGACCGCCGCGAGCACCAGCGACATCGAGGAGTTCCGCGCCCGGTTCGCCAATCGCATCAAGGCGATGGCGCGAACGCACGAGATGCTCGCGCGGGCCAAGTGGAGCGGCGTGCGAATGATCGACACGATCCAGCTGTGCCTGGCGCCGCTCATCGTGGAGGGTTCGGACCGCATTCGCGTCAGCGGCCCGTCGCTGCTCGTGCGGCCTCGCTCGGCGGTGCCGCTCGGGCTGGCGCTGCACGAGCTGGCGACGAACGCGCTCAAGTACGGCTCGCTCTCGACCCCGGGCGGGCGCATCGACATCTCCTGGACGCGCGAAAATGGCGCCGTCTCCATCTGCTGGTCCGAGAGCGGCGGGCCGCCGGCGCAGTGCCCGGCCGAACTCGGCGTGGGGCTGCGCCTGGTGCGGGGACTGGTCGAATTCGAACTCGGCGGCAGCGCCGCTTTCGACTTCACCTCCGCCGGACTCGCGTGCACGCTGCGCATCGACGCGGCGGCCTTAACGCAGGAGCCCGCCTGA